In the Gossypium raimondii isolate GPD5lz chromosome 9, ASM2569854v1, whole genome shotgun sequence genome, one interval contains:
- the LOC105800006 gene encoding two-component response regulator ARR6 codes for MEVAGEVLASESQLHVLAVDDSHVDRKVIEKLLKISSCKVTTVESGARALQFLGLDEEKGSLGFNGLKVNLIMTDYSMPGMTGYELLKKIKRSSAFREIPVVIMSSENILTRIDSCLEEGAEEFLVKPVKLSDVKRVMSDCIMRGETEGNNRRRVDKRKFEDDNHASSSSSSSSSIPSSPSSPLPSSPSTAATSSPLHSLKRPKLRDHN; via the exons ATGGAGGTTGCTGGTGAGGTTTTAGCATCTGAGTCTCAATTGCATGTTCTTGCCGTGGATGATAGTCACGTCGATCGTAAGGTTATTGAAAAGTTGCTAAAGATATCCTCTTGCAAAG TCACAACTGTGGAGAGTGGGGCAAGAGCCTTGCAGTTTCTTGGTTTGGATGAAGAAAAAGGCTCTCTGGGTTTCAAT GGTTTGAAGGTGAATCTTATAATGACGGATTACTCCATGCCCGGAATGACTGGATATGAACTCCTCAAGAAAATCAAG CGATCATCAGCCTTTAGAGAAATTCCTGTGGTGATCATGTCCTCCGAGAACATCCTCACCCGTATTGATAG CTGTTTGGAGGAAGGGGCGGAGGAGTTTCTAGTTAAGCCCGTGAAACTATCGGATGTGAAACGGGTGATGAGTGATTGCATAATGAGAGGAGAAACAGAGGGAAACAATAGGAGAAGAGTTGACAAAAGAAAGTTTGAAGACGATAACCATGCTTCATCGtcatcgtcatcatcatcatcaataccaTCATCACCGTCATCACCATTACCATCCTCACCATCGACTGCAGCAACCTCATCACCTCTGCATTCATTGAAGAGGCCAAAATTGCGCGACCATAACTAG